A section of the Nitrospirota bacterium genome encodes:
- a CDS encoding LON peptidase substrate-binding domain-containing protein has translation MQTDHGREPHERDHRDTTTPFPIPARIPVFPLPNVVLFPKTYLPLHIFEPRYRAMISDAAMSGQCVGMALLKEGWEVDYCGHPPVFSRGCVGRLANVQPLADGRSNILLQGLERFEIEREWYDKVYREATISLVARDREASLDPAVRRRLFAVLESYLRSRDDMPTWQEIFREEASDEIVINALSTYLECTPLEKQFLLEAESLQQQARRLNDLIEFMIHDRPGAKGWG, from the coding sequence ATGCAGACCGATCACGGGCGAGAGCCTCACGAGCGCGATCATCGCGATACGACCACGCCGTTTCCCATTCCCGCGCGGATTCCGGTATTTCCGCTCCCGAACGTTGTGCTGTTCCCCAAGACCTATCTCCCGCTGCATATTTTTGAGCCGCGCTACCGCGCGATGATCTCGGATGCGGCCATGAGTGGACAGTGCGTCGGTATGGCCCTGCTGAAAGAGGGATGGGAAGTAGACTATTGTGGCCACCCCCCTGTGTTCTCCAGAGGCTGTGTCGGTCGGCTGGCCAACGTCCAGCCGCTCGCCGATGGACGCTCCAATATTCTGCTGCAAGGGCTGGAGCGGTTTGAAATTGAACGGGAGTGGTATGACAAGGTCTATCGTGAGGCCACGATTTCTCTTGTGGCCCGGGATAGAGAGGCATCGCTTGATCCGGCAGTCCGTCGGCGCCTCTTCGCCGTTCTCGAGTCCTATCTCCGATCCCGCGATGACATGCCGACATGGCAGGAGATATTCCGGGAAGAAGCGAGCGACGAGATTGTCATCAATGCTCTGTCCACCTACTTGGAGTGTACGCCTTTGGAAAAGCAGTTCCTGTTGGAGGCCGAGAGTCTCCAGCAACAAGCCCGCCGTCTGAACGATCTCATCGAGTTTATGATTCACGATCGACCCGGCGCGAAGGGCTGGGGTTGA
- a CDS encoding ATP-binding cassette domain-containing protein: protein MDRATAIEVSHLTKAYDGHTAVSDLSFQVYAGEIFGLLGPNGAGKSTTLRTLITLLTPTSGAASVLGHDTVREADVVRKLIGYVPQERAIDRFLTGREHLELLGALYHLPKAEAAKRIAELLKLVELEESADRPAKTYSGGMKRKLDIACGLLPDPKILFLDEPTLGLDVQSRLRIWDYVRMLKERGMTIVMTTNYLDEADQLCDRLAIIDKGKIMTLGSPTELKVGLGGDIVSLTLKDQSKISTLVSALTKQPAMRAVKATPTGLDIRVESPEKALPAILESANRLDCQLEFIEYHRPRLDDVFIAHTGRRIQDEATNVAE from the coding sequence ATGGATCGCGCTACTGCCATCGAGGTTTCTCACCTGACGAAAGCCTATGACGGCCATACCGCTGTTTCCGATCTGTCGTTTCAGGTCTATGCAGGCGAAATTTTCGGTTTGCTGGGACCGAACGGCGCGGGGAAAAGTACTACGCTCCGGACGCTTATCACGCTGCTCACGCCGACGTCGGGCGCAGCGAGCGTGTTAGGCCACGATACGGTGCGCGAAGCGGATGTCGTCCGGAAACTGATCGGCTACGTGCCTCAAGAGCGGGCCATCGATCGTTTTCTCACCGGCCGGGAACATCTCGAACTCCTCGGCGCCCTGTACCATCTGCCCAAAGCCGAAGCCGCAAAACGCATTGCCGAATTGCTGAAGCTTGTAGAGCTGGAAGAGTCTGCTGATCGCCCGGCGAAAACGTACTCCGGGGGCATGAAGCGGAAACTCGACATTGCCTGCGGCCTCTTGCCGGATCCCAAGATCTTGTTCCTCGATGAGCCGACACTCGGTTTGGATGTGCAGAGCCGGCTCCGGATTTGGGATTATGTGCGGATGTTGAAGGAACGCGGCATGACGATCGTGATGACGACGAACTATCTGGATGAGGCGGACCAGCTCTGCGATCGGTTGGCGATCATCGATAAGGGAAAAATTATGACGCTGGGATCGCCGACTGAGCTGAAGGTCGGACTGGGTGGCGATATTGTGTCATTGACCTTGAAGGATCAGAGCAAGATCTCCACATTGGTGTCGGCATTGACGAAGCAACCAGCGATGCGAGCGGTCAAGGCGACGCCGACCGGCCTGGATATCCGGGTCGAATCACCCGAGAAGGCCCTGCCCGCCATCCTTGAGTCTGCCAATCGATTGGACTGTCAACTGGAGTTTATTGAGTATCACCGGCCTCGGCTGGACGACGTGTTCATCGCCCATACGGGCCGCCGCATTCAGGATGAGGCCACGAATGTCGCGGAATGA
- a CDS encoding ABC transporter permease has product MSDYWQEISALTMRWVRRLSREKFSMLFTLVQPMLFWLIFFGNLFQRVADGQVTQAPDYISFLTAGVVIMTVLNNGLAGGVDLLFDKENGFLERLMTTPIHRTSVILSRFIFVMTITSLQVLVIIGVAFLFGVQPATGLLGIAAILMIGMLFGVGLTAISMAMAFSVKSHGDFFSVLGFLSLPMIFLSSALVPLAGMPAWMGFLARFNPMTWAIDAVRPLILSGWTEALPHVGMVVVVMVIFDALCLYGSAKVFRRAMG; this is encoded by the coding sequence ATGAGCGACTACTGGCAAGAAATCAGCGCCTTGACGATGCGGTGGGTCCGGCGGCTCAGCCGCGAGAAATTCAGCATGTTGTTCACGCTCGTGCAGCCCATGCTGTTCTGGCTCATCTTTTTCGGCAACCTGTTTCAGCGGGTCGCGGATGGGCAAGTCACGCAGGCTCCCGACTACATTAGCTTTCTCACGGCGGGTGTCGTCATCATGACGGTGCTCAACAATGGCCTTGCCGGGGGTGTCGATCTGCTGTTCGACAAAGAAAATGGATTTCTCGAGCGGTTGATGACCACCCCGATTCATCGGACATCCGTCATCCTGAGCCGCTTTATTTTCGTGATGACGATTACGTCGCTCCAAGTGCTGGTGATCATCGGAGTGGCCTTTCTATTCGGCGTTCAGCCGGCGACGGGGCTCCTTGGTATTGCCGCGATCTTGATGATCGGGATGCTCTTCGGTGTCGGCCTCACCGCGATTTCCATGGCGATGGCCTTTTCTGTGAAGAGTCACGGCGACTTTTTTTCGGTCTTGGGATTTCTGTCGCTTCCGATGATTTTCTTGAGCTCGGCGCTCGTACCCTTGGCTGGGATGCCGGCCTGGATGGGGTTCCTGGCGCGCTTTAATCCGATGACCTGGGCGATCGATGCGGTGCGGCCCCTGATTTTGTCCGGCTGGACAGAGGCGCTTCCCCATGTTGGGATGGTTGTGGTGGTCATGGTGATCTTTGACGCGCTCTGCCTCTACGGGAGCGCCAAGGTGTTCCGTCGGGCAATGGGCTGA
- a CDS encoding MBL fold metallo-hydrolase, whose translation MRLTILGSGTNVHPTRAASGYLVRTDHTLLLDFGPRTLANLLKTGVNRHRITHILFSHYHADHFSDFITYFFDAMIFTKYQRGTRPPLTVIGPRGTKKLFRTLFATLPGFSRALFPVHFKEVTDRAFMIGTTTVIPRTVTHTENLHCLGYRIEYGGKALAYSGDSQYCDSLVRLCGDADLAVLDCSFPASRPNPVHLHAGQCGQVAREAGIGRLVLSHFYPMTDRYNVREQAGEAFGGKIVVAQDLMAIKL comes from the coding sequence ATGCGCCTGACGATTCTGGGCTCCGGCACAAACGTACATCCGACCAGAGCAGCCTCGGGCTATCTCGTCCGCACCGACCACACATTATTGTTGGACTTTGGCCCGCGCACATTGGCGAATTTACTCAAAACTGGCGTGAACCGGCATCGGATTACCCACATTCTCTTCTCCCATTACCACGCCGATCATTTTTCCGATTTCATCACCTATTTCTTCGATGCCATGATCTTTACCAAATACCAGAGAGGAACCAGGCCGCCGCTGACCGTCATCGGCCCTCGCGGAACCAAGAAACTCTTCCGAACTCTCTTCGCGACCCTGCCGGGCTTTAGTCGGGCGCTATTCCCGGTTCACTTCAAAGAAGTAACCGATCGGGCATTTATGATCGGAACCACGACCGTGATTCCTCGAACTGTGACCCACACAGAGAACCTCCACTGCTTGGGGTATCGAATCGAGTATGGCGGGAAAGCTCTGGCCTATTCCGGCGATTCGCAGTACTGCGACAGCCTCGTGCGCCTTTGTGGAGACGCCGATCTCGCTGTGCTGGATTGTTCCTTCCCGGCCAGCCGTCCGAACCCGGTCCACCTGCATGCGGGTCAATGTGGACAAGTGGCGAGAGAAGCCGGAATCGGCCGGCTCGTACTGTCCCATTTCTATCCGATGACCGACCGATACAATGTGAGGGAGCAGGCAGGAGAAGCGTTCGGAGGGAAGATCGTCGTTGCACAGGACTTAATGGCAATCAAACTCTAG